Proteins encoded by one window of Limnothrix sp. FACHB-406:
- a CDS encoding CAP domain-containing protein yields MAQAPTPTRSPQSQSSIPLVFLAMAGLSPEGFFDLSTGNDNYTVPANLLATAPQGLRALEGADSVQGSEGGDFIYGNLGNDRLRGNGGNDSLLGGRDQDDLDGGLGDDLVAGNLGNDWVAGGDGNDTLVGGRDSDLLLGGAGNDFLSGDLGSDVLIGGAGADTFSLRGDATGLSNVDVVLDFDPTVDRLQLNNLNASDMRFQATSYSLSFLVTLLQGSSGILPPGLTLPANATAATIRQTIQSTVGVDIDPDGDGSITGTLVTNAAGQEIAFFLGATPDAVARAAGTTTNGGGTSGGGTSTFTNDILTTHNSYRSAVGVAPLTWSDSLARDAQAWANQLASTGAFNHAQNTGQGENLARGTSGAYSTKALVDLWGAEKRFFKQGIFPNVSTTGNWADVGHYTQIVWRNTTQVGCGLASGGGNDTLVCRYSPPGNFTGQAPF; encoded by the coding sequence TTGGCTCAAGCACCCACACCGACTCGATCGCCCCAATCCCAATCCTCCATTCCCCTGGTGTTCCTAGCTATGGCTGGTCTTTCTCCCGAAGGATTTTTTGATCTGAGTACCGGTAACGATAACTACACCGTTCCGGCCAACTTGCTCGCCACCGCCCCCCAAGGTTTGCGGGCCCTGGAAGGTGCAGACAGCGTTCAAGGTTCCGAAGGGGGCGACTTTATCTATGGCAACTTGGGCAACGATCGGCTGCGGGGCAACGGTGGAAACGACAGCCTGTTGGGCGGTCGCGACCAAGACGACCTCGATGGCGGGCTGGGGGATGACCTCGTGGCTGGGAACTTGGGTAACGATTGGGTTGCGGGTGGCGACGGTAACGATACGCTAGTGGGAGGGCGCGATTCCGATCTGCTCCTGGGCGGGGCGGGCAATGATTTCCTGAGCGGCGATTTGGGCAGCGATGTGCTGATCGGCGGTGCAGGAGCCGATACCTTTAGCCTGCGGGGTGATGCCACCGGCCTCAGCAATGTGGACGTGGTGTTGGATTTTGATCCCACGGTCGATCGCCTGCAACTCAACAATCTGAATGCCAGCGATATGCGCTTCCAAGCCACCAGCTATTCCCTCAGCTTCCTGGTCACCCTCCTGCAAGGCAGCAGCGGCATCTTGCCTCCGGGTTTAACCCTGCCTGCCAATGCCACGGCCGCCACCATTCGCCAAACGATTCAGAGCACCGTGGGCGTGGACATTGATCCCGACGGCGACGGCTCCATTACCGGCACGCTAGTGACCAATGCGGCCGGTCAAGAAATTGCCTTCTTTTTGGGGGCTACCCCCGATGCTGTGGCCCGCGCGGCCGGTACTACCACCAACGGCGGCGGAACCAGCGGCGGCGGAACCAGCACCTTCACGAACGACATCCTCACCACCCACAACAGCTATCGATCGGCGGTGGGCGTTGCCCCTCTCACTTGGTCAGACTCCTTGGCCAGGGATGCCCAGGCCTGGGCGAACCAATTGGCATCCACCGGAGCCTTTAACCATGCCCAAAACACCGGCCAGGGCGAAAATTTAGCCCGAGGAACCAGTGGGGCCTATTCCACCAAAGCGCTGGTGGATTTGTGGGGAGCCGAAAAGCGGTTTTTCAAGCAGGGAATTTTCCCCAACGTCAGCACCACCGGCAACTGGGCCGATGTGGGACACTACACTCAAATCGTTTGGCGCAACACAACGCAAGTGGGCTGCGGTCTGGCCTCGGGCGGTGGTAACGATACCTTGGTTTGTCGCTATTCACCGCCGGGGAATTTCACTGGTCAAGCCCCGTTCTAG
- a CDS encoding AAA family ATPase gives MMLTPEEFQQQWTALLDRVETCTTEKALEDRVLTPLLMLLGYDKADVTQQVPFGRKRVDFLVKAQQAAPSSHYLVIEAKAPHKSIAHNSWQLREYLRESGSLLGLLTNGNQFKLLYNDGRAIHILWEFERADLYDNYRLLGSLLWQRNCDRVMAAFADSHRKVHHQFIRAIARLSHDPKMMSLLAIHDRQTSDPEPQRRESMIITVFNNKGGVGKTTLTINLAAALSQMGKRVLLIDIDAQANLTTGLGIDPLEDIEKAGRKDITHLLTEPKTTAASVTISKRWGNVTLDVIPSHIRLSNMENQLIQLVDSDRILAKKLKNHDYDFVFVDPPPSFGKVNRISLMASAGVLVPTQLSPYPIRALEYVLSQVEEVGQFRETPLPIVGIAVSMYDRQSKTFNQAMVDDLNAKLDRLPGGDRTALFREATWVPRLNVLSKSQSKGYPLCAADFDEDLGSQDRNSVENALAAFENLAKDLIQKVSVDAEPNP, from the coding sequence ATGATGCTCACGCCCGAGGAGTTTCAGCAGCAATGGACAGCCCTGCTCGATCGGGTGGAAACCTGCACCACTGAAAAAGCCCTAGAAGATCGAGTTTTGACCCCGCTGCTGATGCTACTCGGCTATGACAAAGCCGATGTGACCCAACAGGTTCCCTTTGGGCGAAAACGAGTTGATTTTTTAGTCAAGGCCCAGCAAGCGGCTCCCTCTAGCCACTATTTGGTCATTGAGGCCAAAGCGCCCCACAAATCGATCGCCCACAATAGCTGGCAACTGCGGGAATATCTCCGTGAATCGGGCAGTTTGTTGGGCCTATTAACCAATGGCAATCAGTTCAAGTTGCTCTATAACGATGGTAGGGCAATTCACATTCTGTGGGAGTTTGAGCGAGCCGATCTTTACGATAACTATCGGCTGCTGGGATCGTTGCTGTGGCAGCGCAATTGCGATCGGGTCATGGCCGCCTTTGCCGATAGCCATCGAAAGGTTCATCACCAATTCATTCGGGCGATCGCGCGGCTTTCTCACGATCCCAAAATGATGAGCCTGTTGGCGATTCACGATCGCCAAACCTCAGACCCAGAACCTCAACGGCGAGAGTCTATGATCATCACGGTTTTTAACAACAAAGGTGGAGTCGGTAAAACGACACTCACCATCAACTTAGCCGCTGCCCTAAGCCAAATGGGCAAGCGAGTTTTGCTGATTGATATTGATGCTCAGGCGAATTTAACCACCGGCCTCGGAATTGATCCCCTGGAAGATATTGAAAAAGCGGGACGCAAGGATATTACCCACCTGCTGACGGAACCCAAAACCACGGCCGCCTCCGTCACCATCAGCAAACGTTGGGGCAATGTGACTTTGGATGTGATTCCTTCCCATATTCGGCTTAGTAATATGGAAAATCAACTCATTCAGTTAGTGGATAGCGATCGAATCCTGGCCAAAAAACTCAAAAACCATGACTATGATTTTGTATTCGTTGACCCACCGCCCTCCTTTGGGAAAGTGAACCGAATTTCTCTGATGGCTTCGGCGGGAGTTCTGGTTCCCACGCAGCTTTCCCCCTATCCCATTCGTGCCTTGGAATATGTGCTCAGCCAAGTGGAAGAGGTGGGGCAATTCCGAGAAACGCCCCTGCCGATTGTGGGCATTGCCGTCAGTATGTATGATCGCCAGTCCAAGACTTTTAATCAAGCGATGGTGGATGATTTGAACGCCAAGCTCGATCGGCTCCCGGGGGGCGATCGCACGGCGCTTTTCCGCGAGGCCACTTGGGTTCCTCGGTTAAATGTTTTGTCCAAATCCCAGTCGAAAGGCTATCCTCTTTGCGCGGCTGATTTTGATGAGGATCTGGGATCTCAGGATCGCAATTCCGTTGAAAATGCCCTGGCGGCCTTTGAGAATTTGGCCAAAGATTTGATTCAAAAAGTTAGTGTTGACGCTGAACCTAACCCATGA
- a CDS encoding adenine phosphoribosyltransferase: protein MTTPQSQPTDLHRLVRAIPDFPQPGIVFRDITTLLRDRDGLQQAVDHLHDRCHDLRPDFVAGIEARGFLFGPALALALGVGFVPLRKPGKLPAATHGVEYDLEYGRDRLEIHQDAISPGSRVLVVDDVIATGGTAAAAGQLIHQIEATLVGYGFLIELQDLKGRDRLPDVPVRSVLVY, encoded by the coding sequence ATGACCACACCCCAATCCCAGCCGACGGATTTGCATCGTCTGGTTCGTGCTATTCCTGATTTTCCACAGCCCGGAATTGTTTTCCGAGATATTACAACCCTTCTGCGCGATCGGGATGGCTTGCAACAGGCCGTGGATCACCTACACGATCGCTGTCATGATCTGCGCCCGGATTTTGTGGCCGGCATCGAAGCGCGCGGGTTTCTGTTCGGCCCGGCCTTGGCGTTGGCCTTGGGTGTGGGCTTTGTGCCCCTGCGCAAACCGGGCAAACTCCCCGCCGCCACCCATGGTGTGGAATATGACTTGGAATATGGGCGCGATCGCCTGGAAATTCACCAAGATGCGATCAGCCCCGGTTCACGGGTGTTGGTGGTGGATGACGTAATCGCTACCGGGGGCACTGCCGCCGCCGCTGGGCAACTGATCCATCAAATCGAAGCAACCCTAGTGGGCTATGGCTTTTTGATTGAACTCCAAGACCTGAAGGGGCGCGATCGCCTGCCCGATGTGCCGGTTCGATCAGTGCTGGTTTATTGA
- a CDS encoding VWA domain-containing protein: MSGNFDFEEAIAFAENPEPRCPCVLLLDVSTSMQGAPLTALEAGLQAFQADLNGDSLAAKRVEVAIATFADRVEVLQDFVTADSFEAPRLRAGGMTYMGAAIHAALDLLRDRKAQYRSNGVAYYRPWIFLITDGAPSDDAEVLGAAATRIRDEEARKALAFFAVGVEGADMERLGSLTVRSPLKLKGLSFQELFLWLSASMQQVSRSRPGEQVPLPSPTGWSEV; this comes from the coding sequence GTGTCTGGAAATTTTGACTTTGAAGAGGCGATCGCCTTCGCAGAAAACCCAGAGCCGCGCTGCCCTTGCGTGCTGCTGCTGGATGTCTCAACCTCCATGCAGGGCGCGCCTTTAACCGCTCTGGAAGCTGGCTTGCAAGCTTTCCAGGCTGATCTCAACGGCGACTCCCTAGCAGCGAAACGGGTGGAAGTGGCGATCGCAACCTTTGCCGATCGGGTGGAAGTGCTTCAAGACTTTGTGACGGCCGATAGTTTTGAAGCGCCTCGGCTCCGAGCCGGCGGCATGACCTACATGGGAGCTGCAATCCATGCGGCCTTGGATTTGCTGCGCGATCGTAAAGCCCAGTATCGCAGCAATGGCGTGGCTTACTACCGTCCTTGGATTTTCTTAATTACTGACGGTGCGCCCAGTGATGATGCGGAAGTGCTAGGAGCCGCCGCCACCCGAATTCGCGATGAAGAAGCCCGTAAAGCACTCGCCTTTTTTGCCGTGGGTGTTGAAGGTGCAGACATGGAGCGGCTGGGATCCCTCACGGTGCGATCGCCCCTGAAGCTCAAAGGTCTCAGCTTCCAGGAGCTGTTTCTGTGGCTTTCGGCCAGTATGCAGCAAGTGTCTCGATCGCGCCCCGGCGAACAGGTTCCCCTCCCTTCCCCCACGGGTTGGAGCGAAGTTTAG
- a CDS encoding aldose epimerase — protein MFQVEELAEQWPVFRLTDGAAQSVLEVVPDRGGIITRWAIQGQELLYLDRDRYQDPNLSIRGGIPILFPICGNLPDNRYQLPSGEAGILKQHGFARDLPWMVTGSDLRDAASITLTLDATPATLAVYPFQFRLDFTYRLQGNQLEIIQNHHNLGDRPMPFSSGLHPYFNVADKSALAIDLPVTEYFDQKRQSTGAFDGNLDFEQDELDLRFPVVDRLSATVTDRQQQQTLSLEFDASYRTLVFWTLKGKPFYCLEPWTGPRNALNTGEQLLWLDPGATHTNQVRLQLQHNC, from the coding sequence ATGTTTCAAGTTGAAGAATTAGCTGAACAGTGGCCGGTCTTTCGCTTGACCGATGGGGCTGCCCAGTCCGTTTTGGAAGTGGTTCCCGATCGCGGCGGCATCATCACCCGCTGGGCAATTCAGGGCCAAGAGTTGCTTTATCTCGATCGCGATCGCTATCAAGATCCCAACCTCAGCATTCGTGGCGGGATCCCCATTCTGTTTCCCATTTGCGGGAACTTGCCGGACAATCGCTATCAGCTACCCAGTGGAGAAGCGGGCATTCTCAAGCAGCATGGTTTCGCGCGCGATTTGCCTTGGATGGTCACTGGCTCCGACTTGCGCGACGCAGCGAGCATTACCCTCACCCTCGATGCCACGCCCGCAACCCTCGCCGTTTATCCCTTTCAGTTTCGATTGGATTTCACCTATCGATTGCAGGGCAATCAGTTAGAAATTATTCAAAACCATCACAACTTGGGCGATCGCCCCATGCCCTTTTCTTCTGGGTTGCATCCCTACTTCAACGTGGCGGATAAATCGGCCCTGGCGATCGATCTTCCGGTTACTGAATACTTTGATCAAAAGCGCCAATCAACTGGGGCATTTGATGGCAATTTGGATTTTGAGCAAGATGAATTAGATCTGCGATTTCCTGTGGTCGATCGCCTGTCGGCCACGGTCACAGATCGTCAGCAACAACAAACCCTCAGCCTGGAGTTTGATGCCAGTTACCGCACCTTGGTGTTTTGGACGTTGAAGGGTAAACCTTTCTATTGTCTGGAACCCTGGACAGGGCCGCGCAATGCCTTAAACACGGGCGAACAATTGCTATGGCTTGATCCCGGTGCAACTCACACCAATCAGGTGCGCTTACAACTGCAACATAACTGCTAG
- a CDS encoding NF038130 family PEP-CTERM protein yields the protein MVGLFPKLVVSASMAAGVGLFAGAPALAASLQGASTTGNILVYCSNGTNTFLCDNSNLGTALQGDLTAPGGNVELFADSETAPGLAKFLSGTYSTLTGTLNGQAIEFRSLVKSDWTAQFTQAWLTDVAAQNGISSILTGNFLSEAVGYFTSNTTEANAALARLSDPNVAFVNQDLVSGVISVGLAGHMDVTSIVSGLIATSKTLTNIQKTQYSNVIKALGTQGVKLQASELVKVLYDGQETVRYGGQGIASGQVEAGDGKSHNGTYLVQFQGKLPEPPAATPEPSLMVGLAAVGSWVALKRRQNRA from the coding sequence ATGGTTGGACTTTTCCCCAAACTGGTCGTAAGCGCCTCAATGGCCGCTGGCGTGGGGTTGTTTGCCGGAGCACCAGCCCTCGCCGCCAGCCTCCAAGGTGCCAGCACCACCGGCAATATTCTGGTGTATTGCTCGAACGGCACCAACACCTTTCTGTGCGATAACAGCAACCTCGGCACTGCCCTGCAAGGGGACTTGACCGCGCCGGGTGGCAACGTCGAGCTATTCGCAGACAGCGAAACTGCACCCGGTCTAGCCAAGTTCCTGAGCGGTACCTACAGCACCCTCACTGGCACTCTGAACGGTCAAGCCATTGAGTTCCGCAGCCTGGTTAAGTCCGACTGGACAGCCCAATTTACCCAAGCTTGGCTGACGGATGTGGCTGCCCAAAACGGCATTAGCAGCATTTTGACCGGTAATTTTCTGTCAGAAGCGGTTGGTTATTTCACCTCCAACACGACGGAAGCCAATGCCGCTTTGGCCAGACTGAGTGACCCGAACGTCGCCTTCGTGAACCAAGACCTGGTAAGCGGGGTGATTTCGGTGGGTCTAGCGGGTCACATGGACGTGACCAGTATTGTGTCGGGGCTGATTGCCACCAGCAAAACCCTGACGAATATTCAAAAAACTCAGTACAGCAACGTCATCAAAGCCCTGGGAACGCAAGGGGTGAAGCTGCAAGCCAGCGAGCTGGTGAAGGTGCTTTACGATGGCCAAGAAACTGTCCGTTACGGTGGTCAGGGGATCGCTTCTGGTCAGGTGGAAGCGGGTGATGGAAAGTCCCACAACGGAACCTACCTGGTGCAGTTCCAAGGCAAGTTGCCGGAACCGCCAGCCGCCACGCCGGAGCCGTCTTTGATGGTTGGTTTGGCTGCGGTGGGTAGCTGGGTGGCGCTGAAGCGTCGCCAAAACCGTGCCTAA
- a CDS encoding DUF4335 domain-containing protein, with protein sequence MTIQRQYSLPNCVLTLEGMDSLAEVGEARPTLSVLLTVNCQFPAHGQGFLCDRSFFERFAQVVSQYAQGCFSGIQSPQLPTAIDPSQPNVAVVAADGGKHRLLVMPPPNPEGPGDGPPQPIELLLTPLQLFDLVETIDQFYGDPKTLPDIQQVFSPVSRHDLVQAEPLVQRAAPVALGASGLAVAAGLLFMLPVPKVQQPKDLLRPTPTPTPQNQSALPAPSPATAPSPTKPQPQTRSLPAASPASTSAAIPPSSVPVPSPLAGEGADTLLTPAKPVTDPKQLAALERYLLGQLDQAWTDRQNLALTLNYRVSVGEDGSIVGYLPENAMAQEAIARTPLPKLLFKPLDRANTGEPLATFQVSFSAAQGVQVIPMKSVNASNAAVNRIQNPSLSDAIARETARAQLEKSLRTAWQGKSAPSMPLMYDVRTNAVGIAVDADPANRNAAQKPFPLGPLLNPAASAIKGDNGKVQLAPLAQFRVVFWPDGSIDVRS encoded by the coding sequence GTGACAATTCAACGACAGTACAGCTTGCCCAATTGTGTCCTGACCCTGGAGGGCATGGATTCATTGGCAGAGGTGGGGGAAGCAAGACCGACTTTATCGGTGCTGTTGACGGTGAATTGTCAGTTTCCTGCCCATGGCCAGGGATTTTTGTGTGATCGCAGCTTTTTTGAGCGGTTTGCCCAGGTGGTGAGTCAATACGCCCAGGGTTGCTTCAGCGGCATTCAATCGCCCCAGTTACCCACAGCGATCGATCCCAGTCAGCCCAATGTGGCGGTTGTGGCAGCCGATGGGGGCAAACATCGATTGTTGGTGATGCCGCCGCCGAATCCGGAGGGGCCCGGCGATGGCCCGCCGCAGCCGATCGAGCTATTGCTGACCCCGCTGCAACTGTTTGACTTGGTGGAAACGATCGACCAGTTCTACGGCGATCCCAAAACCTTGCCCGACATCCAGCAGGTGTTCTCTCCGGTGTCTCGCCATGACCTGGTGCAGGCGGAACCGCTGGTGCAACGGGCGGCTCCCGTGGCCTTGGGCGCTTCCGGGTTGGCCGTGGCGGCGGGGTTGTTGTTTATGCTGCCCGTGCCCAAGGTGCAACAACCCAAGGATCTGTTGCGGCCCACGCCCACACCCACGCCTCAAAATCAGTCGGCCTTGCCCGCACCCTCACCGGCCACCGCCCCCAGCCCCACCAAACCCCAACCCCAAACCCGATCGCTCCCGGCGGCATCCCCAGCCAGCACGAGTGCAGCCATTCCCCCCTCGTCGGTGCCAGTGCCCTCGCCCCTGGCCGGAGAAGGAGCCGATACGCTGTTGACTCCCGCTAAGCCGGTGACGGATCCCAAACAGTTGGCAGCCTTGGAGCGATATCTCCTCGGTCAGTTGGATCAGGCTTGGACCGATCGCCAGAATTTGGCCCTGACCCTGAACTACCGGGTGAGTGTGGGCGAGGATGGCTCGATCGTGGGCTATTTGCCGGAAAACGCCATGGCCCAAGAGGCGATCGCCCGTACCCCGTTGCCCAAATTGCTGTTTAAGCCCCTCGATCGGGCTAATACCGGGGAACCGCTAGCCACTTTCCAGGTCTCCTTCAGCGCTGCCCAGGGGGTGCAAGTGATCCCCATGAAATCGGTGAACGCCAGCAATGCCGCTGTCAACCGAATTCAGAATCCCAGCCTCAGCGACGCGATCGCCCGTGAAACTGCCCGCGCCCAGCTCGAAAAGAGCTTGCGAACCGCCTGGCAGGGCAAATCTGCGCCCAGTATGCCCCTGATGTATGACGTGCGCACCAACGCTGTTGGCATCGCCGTAGACGCGGATCCCGCCAATCGCAATGCGGCCCAAAAACCCTTCCCCCTGGGCCCATTGCTGAACCCGGCCGCCAGCGCCATCAAAGGCGACAACGGCAAGGTGCAACTGGCTCCCTTGGCTCAGTTTCGAGTGGTTTTTTGGCCCGACGGGTCGATCGATGTGCGTTCCTAA
- a CDS encoding glycosyltransferase family 39 protein: MYALRRSSWLLSLVLVLAIGLGLGLRVTNLSQKFHWIDEIHSAMRVAGVGKETAVAWATRAASDRQPVTMADLMQFQTLPANQNLLEGLRATTVALATDNPQHPPLFYGLARVLAGFGGRAIDQIRLTAALISWLTFPAMVWLAWELFRSWAVALLSVLLLSLSPLHLVYAQEAREYSLVVLLVLVSGALLVRVQRAWHESRAFDPAGRLRRVQRGWLAYGGAIALGLYAHPTFALTIFGHGLWMTWLERFRWNRQMRAWAIAAALGSAAFLPWLVVYLIHFDGMAWVGRDVGWLTIGRRWLIGLVGLFADVQGLTSDRLVNVETGQDEAQLASWVWWGVLLPVGGLVVWSFRILCQFANEAAKCLVLCGLAVPFLALAIPDLIDGGQRSTVPRFLLGPSIGVILAVAYSLAEFWVTPRASRSLAGQYGRRLGQIVTVLLVSVSLASSIAIVRADTWWNKYSSFYDGQVAAALANRPNQWVLTGPEKVGRAIGLGYRTDPAVQFLFLRSPADLAGRPLGDRVWLYRPSREILESLQSRGWQIAPTVERGQLLEATRDS; encoded by the coding sequence ATGTATGCCCTAAGACGATCGAGCTGGCTGCTGTCCCTGGTTTTGGTTCTGGCGATCGGGCTGGGCCTGGGGTTGCGGGTCACCAACTTGTCCCAGAAATTTCACTGGATTGATGAAATCCATAGCGCCATGCGGGTGGCCGGCGTGGGCAAGGAAACCGCCGTGGCTTGGGCCACTCGGGCCGCCAGCGATCGCCAGCCGGTGACCATGGCCGACCTGATGCAGTTCCAAACCCTGCCCGCCAATCAAAATCTGCTGGAGGGCTTGCGAGCCACCACCGTGGCCCTGGCCACGGACAATCCCCAACATCCCCCCCTGTTCTATGGACTTGCCAGGGTGTTGGCCGGGTTTGGCGGCCGGGCGATTGATCAAATTCGCCTGACTGCTGCCCTGATCAGTTGGCTCACCTTTCCGGCCATGGTTTGGTTGGCCTGGGAACTCTTCCGCTCTTGGGCCGTGGCGCTGCTGTCGGTTTTGCTGCTGAGTCTGTCGCCGCTGCACTTGGTCTATGCCCAAGAGGCCCGGGAATATAGCCTAGTGGTGTTGTTGGTGTTGGTGTCCGGGGCACTGTTGGTGCGGGTGCAGCGGGCTTGGCATGAGTCCCGCGCCTTTGACCCGGCAGGCCGACTGCGACGGGTGCAGCGGGGATGGCTGGCCTATGGCGGGGCGATCGCCCTGGGTTTGTATGCTCACCCCACCTTTGCACTGACGATTTTTGGCCATGGGCTGTGGATGACCTGGCTGGAACGGTTTCGTTGGAATCGTCAAATGCGTGCTTGGGCGATCGCGGCGGCGCTGGGTAGTGCGGCCTTTTTGCCTTGGTTGGTGGTTTATTTGATCCACTTTGACGGCATGGCTTGGGTGGGGCGCGATGTGGGTTGGCTGACGATCGGCCGGCGCTGGTTGATTGGCCTGGTGGGTTTGTTTGCGGATGTGCAGGGCCTGACGAGCGATCGGCTGGTGAATGTGGAAACGGGCCAGGACGAAGCCCAATTGGCAAGCTGGGTTTGGTGGGGCGTGCTGTTGCCAGTGGGGGGCTTGGTGGTTTGGAGTTTCCGAATTCTCTGCCAATTTGCCAATGAAGCGGCGAAATGTTTGGTGCTTTGTGGGTTGGCTGTGCCCTTTTTGGCCCTGGCAATTCCCGACTTGATTGATGGGGGGCAGCGATCGACCGTGCCGCGTTTTTTGTTGGGCCCCTCGATCGGGGTGATTTTGGCAGTGGCCTACAGTTTGGCGGAATTTTGGGTCACGCCACGCGCTTCCCGTTCCCTGGCGGGGCAATATGGCCGACGATTGGGCCAGATCGTTACTGTGCTGTTGGTGTCGGTTAGCCTTGCTTCCAGCATCGCCATAGTGCGAGCGGATACTTGGTGGAACAAATACAGCAGTTTTTACGATGGTCAGGTGGCCGCCGCCCTGGCCAACCGCCCTAACCAATGGGTGCTGACGGGGCCGGAAAAGGTGGGCCGGGCGATCGGCCTGGGCTATCGCACCGATCCCGCCGTGCAGTTTCTATTTTTGCGATCGCCCGCTGATTTGGCGGGCCGGCCCTTGGGCGATCGGGTTTGGCTCTATCGCCCCTCCCGCGAAATCCTGGAATCCCTACAGAGTCGGGGTTGGCAAATTGCCCCCACCGTTGAGCGAGGACAACTGCTAGAAGCCACCAGGGACTCCTAG
- a CDS encoding DUF3038 domain-containing protein gives MTSSSAMFADRSPVPADSPEIPPILERLPNPPVKDGECPRRARQQLDLMLLAIEALDLSGSEAILYCAQELGITSVVGTKVNLWRLRATNPLRRAVQRRPLSLNEAKALTTIVVYLAKRLTVLIRQLLLACERLEEQDLSFEHHFRLADYLERFRAHFRARMNPRRSAVTVYNTDEALNTLALRLLEQLLYCSSTAGLERFWISLFDGEVA, from the coding sequence ATGACTTCTTCGAGTGCAATGTTTGCCGATCGATCGCCTGTTCCCGCAGATTCACCGGAGATCCCGCCGATTTTGGAGCGGTTGCCCAACCCGCCCGTGAAAGATGGTGAATGCCCCCGGCGGGCCCGCCAACAACTGGACTTGATGCTCCTGGCGATCGAAGCCCTCGATCTCAGCGGGTCTGAGGCGATTCTTTACTGTGCCCAAGAGCTGGGAATCACGAGCGTGGTTGGCACAAAGGTTAACCTGTGGCGACTGCGAGCCACGAATCCTTTGCGGCGGGCGGTGCAACGGCGGCCCCTGAGCTTGAATGAGGCCAAGGCCCTGACCACGATTGTGGTTTATTTGGCCAAGCGACTGACGGTGCTGATTCGGCAATTACTTCTGGCTTGCGAGCGGCTGGAGGAGCAGGATCTATCCTTCGAGCACCATTTTCGGCTGGCGGATTATCTGGAGCGGTTCCGGGCCCACTTCCGGGCCCGGATGAATCCACGCCGATCGGCCGTGACGGTTTACAACACCGACGAGGCCCTGAATACCCTGGCCCTCCGCTTGCTGGAACAGTTACTGTACTGTTCGTCAACGGCGGGGCTGGAACGCTTTTGGATTAGTTTGTTTGACGGAGAAGTGGCGTGA